The following are encoded together in the Lathyrus oleraceus cultivar Zhongwan6 chromosome 3, CAAS_Psat_ZW6_1.0, whole genome shotgun sequence genome:
- the LOC127132160 gene encoding uncharacterized protein LOC127132160: MVSPAKSQLVLEINLISAQGLKPPPSPRRKFQTYALTWIDSSTKLRTRVDKIGGQNPTWNDKFLFRVTPEFLASETAGVCVAIYAVGTFRDHIVGTVRFLVSNILSSNSGNGDGNGDGNRSPCFSAVQIRRPSGSFYGVMNIGAMVVDGSGFPALEKISAIGYRDLMGEKIKDRRRKLPEPELKQKVAVAGEEVSSESCDNDTCGTESVDETESSTSSSSPKTTALQDWNGVRELAGNKGLAGAGFLCCLVAQRSVHSLSPTTTR, from the coding sequence ATGGTGTCTCCGGCGAAGTCGCAGCTAGTATTAGAGATCAACTTGATCTCAGCACAAGGTTTGAAGCCACCGCCATCACCACGGAGAAAGTTTCAAACCTACGCTCTCACGTGGATCGATTCTTCCACCAAGCTCCGAACACGAGTCGACAAAATCGGAGGCCAGAATCCTACATGGAACGATAAATTCCTCTTCCGCGTAACGCCGGAGTTTCTTGCCAGCGAAACCGCAGGCGTCTGTGTAGCAATCTACGCCGTTGGTACCTTCCGTGATCACATAGTCGGTACAGTCAGGTTCCTTGTCAGCAATATTCTCTCTTCGAACTCTGGTAACGGCGACGGCAACGGTGATGGTAACAGAAGTCCCTGCTTCAGCGCAGTTCAAATACGTCGGCCGTCGGGGAGTTTCTACGGCGTAATGAACATCGGAGCAATGGTGGTAGACGGTTCTGGTTTTCCGGCACTGGAAAAAATATCGGCGATAGGTTACCGTGATCTAATGGGAGAAAAGATAAAAGACCGCCGGAGAAAATTACCGGAACCGGAACTGAAACAGAAAGTGGCGGTGGCCGGAGAAGAAGTTTCGAGTGAATCTTGCGATAATGACACGTGTGGTACGGAATCAGTGGATGAAACGGAGTCATCAACGTCGTCTTCGTCACCCAAAACGACGGCGTTGCAGGATTGGAATGGAGTGAGAGAATTGGCGGGAAACAAAGGGTTAGCGGGTGCAGGATTCTTATGCTGTTTGGTTGCACAGAGAAGTGTTCACTCTCTCTCTCCTACCACTACCAGGTAA